From the genome of Clostridiaceae bacterium:
CCCTTTTATTATAGCATAAAAATATTTTGTAAACAGAAATCTGTTTGAAGCTAAAATTAATATAAAAATAACAACTCCCTATACAAAACTCTGTTATAAAATCTTGATGTTAAGGAGTTGTTTTTACTTTTAATGTGTCATTCCATATTAATATTTGTCTTAAAATATCTATATAAAGTGTATTTGTAATTTTAATAATATTATTTACTCAAATAACGCTTCAACGAATTCTCTTGCATTGAATTCCTGCAAATCATCAATTTTTTCTCCAACACCTATTAACTTCACAGGAATATCCAGTTCTGATTTTACCGCAATAACTATGCCGCCTTTTGCAGTTCCATCAAGCTTTGTAAGGACAATACCCGTAATATCTGCAGTTTCGTTGAAAGTTTTAGCCTGTGATATGGCATTCTGGCCTGTAGTTGCATCAAGAACCAATAAAGTTTCACAACTAGCTTCAGGCAGCTCTCTGCGAATTACCCTTGCTACCTTTTGCAGCTCATCCATCAGATTCTTCTTGGTGTGAAGCCTTCCTGCAGTGTCACATATAAGAACATCGGCTTTACGTGCTTTTGCAGCCTGAATAGCATCATATATTACAGCCGCAGGGTCTGATCCTGCAGACTGTTTTATCAGATCAACTCCCACACGGTTGGCCCAGATTTCCAGTTGTTCAATTGCTGCAGCCCT
Proteins encoded in this window:
- the ftsY gene encoding signal recognition particle-docking protein FtsY, whose translation is MSFFSRLKEGLLKTKKSVTEKIDQVLVSFGKIDEDLFDELEEILIISDVGTKATQNIISWLKNKVKEDKITDPMKVKTLLKEKLIDILGDGNTSLNLSTTPSVITVIGVNGVGKTTSIGKIASQLKQQGKKVILAAGDTFRAAAIEQLEIWANRVGVDLIKQSAGSDPAAVIYDAIQAAKARKADVLICDTAGRLHTKKNLMDELQKVARVIRRELPEASCETLLVLDATTGQNAISQAKTFNETADITGIVLTKLDGTAKGGIVIAVKSELDIPVKLIGVGEKIDDLQEFNAREFVEALFE